From Anopheles arabiensis isolate DONGOLA chromosome 3, AaraD3, whole genome shotgun sequence, a single genomic window includes:
- the LOC120901340 gene encoding zinc finger protein 121-like has translation MMKICRFCLLEDEEYLIPVADASELAIDIEEVALFSGIRIDDDNKTAYAMCLECTNKLQICSTFRKTCMSNDAQFRELRAMLEASASEPTETVVELSDSSEDSFDFDGFGDHCLQSTPSEPVCSRSNIAELLPEPDHKQSEPVLPVTSAIIEAIANDEAFAYSANYIEQGETVHVEDVIHRSFVDWNNSLNPIPPRVQYVRERGKRKKHLCEICGVIVFHMPSHYEKHREPSFECSLCPVKTKHKATMAQHIEQVHLKLVKKKCKICGKGFIHHKTYRYHMLTHESKGEKFECPDCEKTFPNAVYLRDHFNRLHNAAKKPRNTGTESKVRRTRNRSRIADETSDTE, from the exons atgatgaaaatttgtCGTTTTTGTCTGCTCGAGGACGAAGAATATCTTATACCGGTCGCGGATGCCTCCGAGCTGGCGATCGATATCGAGGAAGTGGCACTGTTTAGTGGCATAAGG ATCGACgatgacaacaaaacggcCTACGCCATGTGTCTGGAATGTACCAACAAACTGCAAATTTGTTCCACCTTCCGGAAAACGTGCATGAGCAACGACGCTCAGTTTCGTGAGCTACGTGCCATGTTGGAGGCGAGTGCTAGCGAGCCAACCGAAACTGTGGTCGAACTATCGGACAGCTCGGAGGATTCGTTCGATTTCGATGGATTTGGTGACCACTGCTTACAGTCGACACCCAGCGAGCCAGTGTGCAGTCGTAGCAACATCGCGGAGCTGTTGCCTGAACCGGACCACAAGCAGAGCGAACCGGTGCTACCGGTCACGAGCGCCATCATCGAAGCGATCGCGAACGATGAAGCGTTCGCGTACTCGGCCAACTACATCGAGCAGGGTGAAACGGTGCACGTTGAGGATGTGATTCACAGATCGTTCGTCGACTGGAATAACAGCCTAAATCCCATACCGCCCCGAGTTCAGTACGTGCGCGAGCGCGGGAAGCGAAAGAAGCATCTGTGCGAAATCTGTGGCGTAATAGTGTTCCACATGCCGTCCCACTATGAGAAACACCGCGAGCCCTCGTTCGAGTGTTCGCTGTGCCCGGTAAAGACGAAACATAAGGCGACCATGGCACAGCACATCGAACAGGTGCACCTGAAACTGGTTAAAAAGAAGTGCAAAATATGCGGCAAAGGTTTCATTCATCACAAAACGTACCGGTACCATATG CTTACTCACGAGAGCAAAGGGGAAAAGTTCGAATGCCCGGACTGCGAGAAAACGTTCCCCAATGCCGTCTATCTGAGGGATCATTTTAATCGACTTCATAATGCGGCTAAGAAACCCAGAAACACCGGTACAGAAAGCAAAGTGCGAAG GACACGCAACAGATCCCGCATTGCAGATGAGACAAGCGACACCGAATGA
- the LOC120901336 gene encoding serendipity locus protein beta-like, translated as MERAVPEELITVCRFCLCEDDDCLIPIEDLLDFDITTEDIERFSGIEINDDNKATFSVCMDCTSKLKVASTFRNTCLKNDPLFRDLYQVLVASGKERLQKVVARIELSDTDDGMDDEDAQTKPVVIYLNDPLWKPSKQSVPEVPPEPKLPKRSVEIPAMITDDDDGTQHSEAFSCASTTDEVVCDGELFAYSANYIEPGEVLFDPNEMWQMFINWGDSLNPPYPEVRELGKKKKKRYLCDICGISMSCILRHYDNHSEEQIHSCPHCPVKMKQKSNIAQHILTVHLKQNTRKCAICGKGFIHHKTYRYHMLTHEGEGKKFECPDCEKTFPNAIYLRDHFNRLHNAAKAAKKTQPAKKVRRKRNQPQIMAA; from the exons ATGGAGCGTGCCGTTCCGGAGGAATTAATAACAGTGTGCCGGTTTTGTTTGTGCGAGGACGATGATTGTTTGATTCCTATCGAGGATTTACTCGACTTTGATATTACAACCGAAGATATAGAACGATTCTCCGGGATAGAG ATAAACGACGACAACAAGGCAACGTTCTCAGTATGTATGGACTGTACCAGCAAGCTGAAAGTAGCATCCACCTTCCGCAACACGTGCCTCAAAAATGACCCGCTTTTTCGCGATCTGTACCAAGTGCTGGTTGCTAGCGGCAAGGAAAGGCTACAGAAAGTCGTCGCTCGTATCGAGCTATCGGATACAGACGATGGAATGGACGATGAAGACGCTCAAACCAAACCGGTGGTGATATATCTAAACGACCCCCTGTGGAAACCATCGAAACAAAGCGTACCGGAAGTACCTCCCGAGCCGAAGCTGCCGAAACGATCAGTCGAAATCCCGGCAATGATTACGGATGACGACGATGGTACCCAGCACAGTGAAGCGTTTTCGTGCGCAAGCACCACCGATGAGGTTGTGTGCGATGGCGAGCTCTTCGCGTACTCGGCCAACTACATCGAGCCGGGCGAGGTACTGTTCGACCCGAACGAGATGTGGCAGATGTTTATCAATTGGGGCGATAGCTTAAACCCACCATATCCCGAGGTCCGTGAACTgggcaagaaaaagaaaaagcgctACCTGTGCGACATATGTGGCATTTCTATGAGTTGCATTCTGCGCCATTATGACAATCACAGCGAGGAGCAAATACACAGCTGTCCCCACTGTCCggtaaaaatgaagcaaaagagcAACATTGCCCAGCACATACTTACGGTGCACTTGAAGCAAAATACCAGAAAGTGTGCAATATGCGGCAAGGGCTTCATTCATCACAAAACGTACCGATATCATATG CTTACTCACgagggagaaggaaaaaagttCGAATGCCCGGACTGTGAGAAAACGTTCCCGAATGCAATTTACCTAAGAGATCACTTCAATCGGCTTCATAACGCAGCGAAGGCGGCGAAGAAAACGCAACCAGCCAAAAAAGTGAGAAG GAAAAGAAACCAGCCCCAAATAATGGCAGCATAG